In Aspergillus fumigatus Af293 chromosome 2, whole genome shotgun sequence, a genomic segment contains:
- the eng2 gene encoding putative GPI anchored endo-1,3(4)-beta-glucanase, translating to MAPSSLLLSVGSLITSSLVSATALEARQSQTYQLAESWQGESFINDWNFFDGADPTNGYVTYVNQSFAKQSGLVKVTESGSFYMGVDYESTLNPNGAGRESVRIESKNYYTEGLYVIDIEHMPGSICGTWPAFWSVGKNWPNDGEIDIIEGVNLQKANKIVLHTSGSCDVSGSNDMTGTLSSSECGEASGTVGCVVKGTNGSSGDPFNESGGGVYAMEWTDTFIKIWFFPRSQIPASLASGNPDTSSFGTPMAHLQGSCDFAERFKAQKLIIDTTFCGDWAGNVFAESTCPMSDPSSPMQSCVNYVAQNPAAFKEAYWEINSIKIYQYGVSAASSAAVSQATASKVEGTRVSAQAANTATPTVPAPVETTTVPQPAQTNTVATSAADHATPSSAETTTVPAATGAPSVSATEGGDSELESTSTVYVTSTTTICPVAESSSAAAAGGKEDAPSNGTSGAEVAATSVAAAAPAAATSGHPGADAIANSAAATSTDAQSESATSRLTAGALSEIPTAPPEPVSQAVSTGSFDDSDTAQGDSEEQGSIASASVAPSTIPVPASSSAAALGGSSIASSFASSRLIPRPTGSSTAASATAIATWSPTAGESASGTAKESATLTTPSEVFFTPGLSNGANRMSVGLSGLIGVMFIAALA from the coding sequence ATGGCCCCGTCGTCGCTCTTATTAAGCGTAGGATCTCTCATTACTTCGTCCTTGGTCTCAGCAACAGCCCTGGAGGCTCGTCAATCACAAACGTATCAGCTTGCAGAGTCCTGGCAGGGCGAAAGCTTCATCAATGACTGGAATTTCTTCGACGGAGCTGACCCTACTAACGGCTATGTGACATACGTTAATCAGAGCTTCGCTAAACAATCCGGGTTGGTCAAAGTCACTGAGAGCGGTAGCTTCTATATGGGTGTCGACTACGAGAGTACCTTGAACCCCAACGGCGCCGGCCGTGAGTCGGTACGGATCGAATCGAAAAATTACTACACGGAGGGACTGTATGTCATCGATATCGAGCACATGCCTGGTAGTATTTGCGGCACATGGCCCGCCTTCTGGTCCGTCGGTAAGAACTGGCCCAACGACGGtgagattgatatcattgaggGTGTCAACTTGCAGAAGGCAAACAAAATCGTCCTTCACACCAGCGGCTCCTGCGATGTCTCGGGCAGCAACGACATGACTGGTactctctcttcctctgagTGTGGCGAGGCTTCCGGCACGGTCGGATGTGTAGTCAAGGGAACCAATGGCAGCTCTGGCGATCCTTTCAATGAGTCGGGTGGTGGTGTGTATGCTATGGAGTGGACTGACACCTTTATCAAGATCTGGTTCTTCCCTCGAAGCCAGATTCCGGCTTCTCTTGCCAGCGGCAACCCCGATACCTCGTCGTTTGGAACCCCTATGGCGCATCTGCAAGGCTCATGCGACTTTGCAGAGCGCTTCAAAGCACAAAAGTTGATCATTGACACAACCTTTTGCGGCGACTGGGCCGGTAATGTTTTTGCCGAATCCACCTGCCCCATGAGCGATCCCAGCAGCCCCATGCAGAGCTGTGTCAACTACGTCGCTCAGAATCCCGCGGCTTTCAAGGAGGCGTACTGGGAGATCAACTCCATCAAGATCTACCAGTACGGTGTCAGCGCTGCTTCGTCCGCCGCCGTCTCGCAAGCTACAGCCTCCAAGGTCGAAGGCACTCGGGTGTCGGCCCAGGCCGCCAATACCGCGACGCCCACCGTTCCCGCCCCGGTTGAGACAACCACTGTTCCCCAGCCAGCTCAGACCAACACTGTTGCGACTTCCGCTGCTGATCACGCCACACCGTCGTCTGCCGAGACCACGACTGTTCCCGCTGCCACTGGGGCTCCCAGTGTGTCGGCGACTGAGGGCGGCGATTCGGAGTTGGAATCAACCAGCACCGTCTACGTCACATCGACTACCACTATCTGCCCTGTCGCAGAAAGTTCATCCGCAGCTGCCGCGGGTGGCAAGGAGGACGCGCCCTCTAACGGGACTTCTGGCGCCGAGGTCGCTGCAACTTCagtcgctgctgctgctcccgCTGCTGCCACAAGTGGGCACCCGGGTGCCGATGCCATCGCAAATTCTGCCGCTGCTACGTCTACTGATGCCCAGTCCGAGAGTGCCACATCTCGGCTGACCGCAGGCGCTCTTTCTGAGATCCCTACAGCACCTCCGGAACCTGTCTCCCAGGCCGTCAGCACGGGATCCTTCGATGACTCTGACACTGCGCAAGGCGACTCCGAAGAGCAGGGCTCTATTGCCTCCGCATCTGTTGCGCCTTCCACAATCCCAGTACCCGCCTCATCCAGCGCTGCTGCACTTGGTGGCTCTTCTATCGCCAGTTCTTTCGCTTCGTCTCGCCTTATTCCCAGACCCACTGGAAGTTCTACAGCCGCATCCGCCACTGCCATTGCCACCTGGTCGCCGACAGCTGGTGAAAGCGCTTCGGGCACGGCAAAAGAATCGGCGACACTGACAACGCCGTCTGAAGTGTTTTTCACTCCTGGCCTCAGCAATGGCGCAAACAGAATGTCGGTTGGCCTTTCTGGTCTGATCGGTGTTATGTtcattgctgctctggcATAG
- a CDS encoding bZIP transcription factor — protein sequence MSEQEFPLLTWEEVHQNLVLSSRSRSTVPDLLGANKITSLLSASSYLLPERSISPQTATSHPQTHLYGGFYLADPPSGDQQPEAPKPKSSKRTRTDIEPPDGSHSRKRGRPRKTAGEGEDPHERRRMQIRLAQRAYRSRKEASVSSLQSRVLKLESAVEQISAAFLSFSDELIQSDVLTSHPRLTLRLRDTVQLCLSLAKGANMTEDQNITTNVSSPSEESHSSSEEKESQRRQSSLATSPPSRESTGSQGLGTLQATGFREPAEDKYPHEAPSLDLSAFIERLHFACLYEGYSALSNTAVGMDVLQRPFRFLLRLMDRKRVASYFEACLHAKASRKRLDEWNEIPYFKIGGAGTHYPRKTKASSNETLPRWENIQDPTSELPQEIQHELDGEWFDIQDLEGFLLEKEVAFVVGDTNSSDKRNVVNAAHLIQELLKTGVCLGRTPGFRRKDVEAALRVARCP from the exons ATGTCTGAACAAGAGTTTCCCTTACTGACCTGGGAGGAGGTTCATCAGAATCTAGTGCTGTCCAGCCGCAGTCGATCAACTGTACCGGATCTCCTGGGCGCCAACAAAATCACTTCGCTTTTGTCTGCATCCTCGTACTTACTCCCAGAACGCTCTATTAGTCCACAAACAGCGACATCTCACCCTCAAACGCACCTTTACGGCGGCTTTTATCTGGCAGATCCGCCTAGTGGGGATCAGCAGCCCGAGGCGCCTAAACCTAAGTCCTCGAAACGAACCAGAACAGATATCGAACCCCCGGATGGCTCGCACTCAAGAAAACGAGGGCGACCTCGCAAGACAgcaggcgaaggagaagatcctcaTGAG CGACGTCGAATGCAAATTCGACTAGCACAACGGGCCTATCGTTCTCGCAAGGAAGCCAGCGTTTCTTCCCTCCAAAGCCGCGTTCTTAAGCTTGAGAGTGCAGTGGAGCAGATCAGCGCAGCATTTTTGTCATTTAGCGATGAGCTGATCCAATCCGATGTCCTGACCTCCCATCCTCGGTTGACTCTCCGTTTACGGGACACTGTACAGCTCTGTTTGTCATTGGCGAAAGGAGCCAATATGACAGAAGATCAAAATATTACTACAAACGTGTCGTCCCCTAGCGAGGAAAGCCACTCGTCTTCAGAGGAAAAGGAGTCTCAGCGTAGGCAAAGTTCTCTCGCAACATCGCCTCCTTCGAGAGAATCTACGGGAAGCCAAGGTTTGGGGACGCTACAAGCTACCGGCTTCAGGGAACCAGCAGAAGATAAGTATCCCCACGAGGCACCTTCCCTGGATCTGAGCGCCTTTATCGAACGGCTTCACTTTGCGTGTCTCTATGAAGGCTACTCAGCTCTCAGCAATACCGCTGTTGGCATGGATGTTTTACAGAGACCATTTCGATTTCTCCTTCGCTTGATGGATAGGAAACGTGTAGCCTCATACTTTGAAGCATGCTTACACGCAAAAGCCAGTCGGAAGCGCCTGGATGAGTGGAACGAGATACCCTACTTCAAAATCGGTGGCGCTGGTACCCACTATCCTCGCAagacaaaggcaagctcAAACGAAACTCTGCCACGATGGGAGAACATCCAAGATCCTACGTCAGAGCTACCGCAGGAGATCCAGCATGAGCTTGATGGTGAGTGGTTTGATATACAGGACCTAGAGGGATTTCTCCTGGAAAAAGAAGTTGCATTTGTCGTGGGCGATACGAACTCCAGTGATAAGCGAAACGTAGTGAACGCGGCACATTTAATTCAAG AGTTGTTAAAGACGGGGGTCTGCCTTGGCCGGACGCCAGGTTTCCGTCGTAAGGATGTGGAAGCAGCCCTTCGTGTAGCTAGGTGTCCATag